The Bacteroidales bacterium genome includes a window with the following:
- a CDS encoding ester cyclase produces DDAINHQVANDPVVGKTSIKRMFEDEFAAADMVRMPENIFQDGEWAMLEWKDPTGLRGCGFFHVKDDEIIFQRGYFDKLSMLRAFGLPLPTK; encoded by the coding sequence CGACGATGCGATAAACCACCAGGTCGCAAATGATCCTGTTGTGGGCAAGACTTCAATAAAGCGTATGTTCGAAGACGAATTTGCAGCGGCTGATATGGTACGTATGCCTGAAAATATCTTTCAGGACGGGGAATGGGCCATGCTCGAATGGAAAGATCCGACAGGGTTACGCGGTTGTGGTTTCTTTCACGTAAAAGACGATGAAATCATCTTCCAGCGGGGTTATTTCGACAAACTCTCGATGTTACGGGCTTTCGGACTGCCTCTCCCTACGAAGTAA